A window from Sphingobium sp. EM0848 encodes these proteins:
- a CDS encoding FAD:protein FMN transferase, whose product MADTLIRRCRPLLGTFVEIAVPAGFESAIDDGFAAVAHVHARMSFHEEASDLAALRRAPAGTAVAVDPHSITVLRIACDLHARSGGLFDVAVGAELVASGLLPQPPCHADGNWIGTTGDIVIVDDMHAVCARPMLIDLGGIAKGYAVDCAVEALAVAAVPQAVVNAGGDLRVLGDTPETVHLREADGSVIGAIELANGAIASSSSEYAQRRIGQSVASPHLGRNRQPIWADRAVTICADRCVIADAMTKIALADPALAESMLETLGGEIVARPVRERAL is encoded by the coding sequence ATGGCTGATACACTGATACGAAGGTGCCGGCCGTTGCTGGGCACCTTTGTCGAAATCGCGGTTCCCGCCGGCTTTGAAAGCGCCATTGACGATGGCTTTGCCGCCGTCGCCCATGTCCATGCGCGCATGTCCTTCCATGAAGAGGCCAGCGATCTTGCCGCGCTGCGCCGGGCGCCTGCCGGCACGGCGGTGGCCGTCGATCCTCACAGCATCACGGTCCTTCGCATCGCATGCGATCTTCATGCCCGTTCGGGCGGGTTGTTCGACGTTGCTGTCGGGGCGGAACTTGTCGCATCGGGACTTCTGCCTCAGCCCCCTTGCCATGCGGACGGAAATTGGATTGGCACGACCGGCGATATCGTCATCGTTGACGACATGCATGCCGTCTGTGCTCGCCCGATGCTCATCGATCTGGGCGGCATCGCCAAGGGCTATGCCGTCGATTGCGCGGTGGAGGCCCTCGCCGTCGCAGCTGTGCCACAGGCCGTCGTCAATGCCGGGGGAGATTTGCGCGTGCTGGGCGATACACCGGAAACGGTGCATCTGCGCGAGGCGGATGGCTCCGTGATCGGCGCGATCGAACTCGCCAATGGCGCGATCGCCAGTTCAAGCAGCGAATATGCCCAGCGGAGGATTGGTCAGAGCGTCGCAAGTCCTCATCTGGGACGGAACCGCCAGCCGATATGGGCAGACCGGGCCGTCACCATTTGCGCCGATCGATGCGTTATTGCCGACGCCATGACAAAGATTGCGCTTGCCGATCCCGCTCTGGCCGAGAGCATGCTGGAAACATTGGGCGGCGAGATCGTGGCACGCCCTGTCAGGGAAAGAGCCCTCTGA
- a CDS encoding 2OG-Fe(II) oxygenase, with the protein MALLQAPVGSTVEDRVAAYDWPAIMKELDGFGCAILPKLLSAEQCRAMAALYPDESHFRSRVIMGRHGFGKGEYRYFRYPLPDLVGDLRTAIYPHLADLANRWNERMAAGQRYPADHAAYLAQCREAGQTRPTPLMLQYGPGDYNCLHQDLYGDLVFPIQIAILLSEPGEDFTGGEFILTEQRPRMQSRAEVVPLRQGDAVAFAVHNRPVQGTRGSYRVNMRHGVSRLRSGQRHTVGISFHDAP; encoded by the coding sequence ATGGCTCTCCTTCAGGCTCCAGTCGGTTCGACCGTGGAGGATCGCGTTGCCGCCTATGACTGGCCGGCGATCATGAAGGAACTCGACGGATTTGGCTGCGCGATCCTGCCGAAACTGCTTTCGGCCGAGCAATGCCGCGCAATGGCGGCGCTCTATCCGGACGAGAGCCATTTCCGCAGCCGCGTCATCATGGGCCGTCATGGTTTCGGCAAGGGCGAGTATCGCTATTTCCGCTATCCGCTCCCCGATCTGGTCGGCGATCTGCGAACGGCGATCTACCCCCACCTTGCCGACCTCGCCAATCGCTGGAACGAACGGATGGCGGCGGGGCAACGCTATCCGGCGGACCATGCCGCCTATCTCGCGCAGTGCCGTGAAGCCGGACAGACGCGGCCCACGCCCTTGATGCTTCAATATGGACCGGGCGACTATAACTGCCTGCATCAGGACCTGTACGGCGATCTTGTCTTCCCGATTCAGATCGCGATCCTGCTGTCGGAGCCGGGGGAGGATTTCACCGGCGGCGAGTTCATACTCACCGAACAGCGTCCGCGCATGCAGAGCAGGGCCGAGGTGGTGCCGCTTCGACAGGGCGATGCGGTCGCCTTCGCGGTCCACAACCGTCCGGTCCAGGGGACAAGGGGAAGCTATCGCGTGAACATGCGCCATGGGGTGAGCCGGCTGCGCTCCGGCCAGCGCCACACTGTCGGGATCAGCTTCCACGATGCCCCATAG
- a CDS encoding FMN-binding protein yields the protein MTRIPYRILPLAALALPFPAHATVYMTVEQAQAQMFPHQALTQSFRDLTPDQVSAIRKASGESPLSKKLKAWRAADGGWFIVDEVVGKHEFITYAVSLDAAGVVRDVEILDYREAYGGEVRDPRWRRQFIGKRPGQSLKLGADIKNISGATLSSKHVTDGVRRLLATYATVLAHG from the coding sequence ATGACCCGTATTCCTTACCGCATACTGCCGCTTGCGGCGCTGGCTCTTCCCTTTCCGGCGCATGCCACCGTCTATATGACGGTCGAGCAGGCGCAGGCGCAGATGTTCCCGCATCAGGCCCTGACGCAGAGCTTCCGCGACCTGACGCCCGACCAGGTGAGCGCCATCCGCAAGGCGTCGGGCGAAAGCCCGCTGTCGAAGAAGCTCAAGGCCTGGCGGGCCGCCGACGGCGGATGGTTCATCGTCGATGAGGTGGTGGGCAAGCATGAGTTCATCACCTATGCCGTGTCGCTCGATGCCGCCGGAGTTGTGCGGGACGTCGAAATACTCGACTATCGCGAGGCTTATGGAGGCGAAGTCCGCGATCCCCGCTGGCGGCGCCAGTTCATCGGCAAGCGCCCCGGCCAGTCGCTGAAACTGGGCGCGGACATCAAGAACATCTCGGGCGCGACGCTGTCTTCCAAGCATGTGACGGATGGTGTCCGGCGCCTGCTGGCGACCTATGCGACCGTGCTGGCGCATGGCTGA
- a CDS encoding TonB-dependent receptor: protein MKMSVAKKFYASALAGSALSAALLSTTAWADTVDTTVAAAASADAVDVEGLGAIVVTAEKRQTNLQDTPIAIAVMSDQDLANRHVQSLEDLGDGSIPSLRIAPFFSRKSALTLGIRGVGALGDANQPARDQGVGVYVDGVYLGRAQGLGAALFDVQQIEVLKGPQGTLFGRNTEGGAVSITTRKPSGEFHLNATAGISNYGGYEGIIHLDLPSFHNFSVKLDGLVERRGGTVDNPMAGQPDFNGFDRRGVHAAVKWEPAPNFTALYSFDKSYDATTPYYVQLFSKGSLALAPIIKLQPDRATIANVGVPMEKSVGKTWGHQLNLDWDVADNLKLRSISSYRDLNQSQYDNGSTVLSVYAPNANFSRYSIAHFDQYQYSEELQAIGEFPEVTYVAGLFYYHEHVSDDAWAPNTLKFNADGTGYTVLSSPVASTPFPDRASTAVTDNFSAFGQFTWTPSALNDRVHLTAGGRYSHDKKQGHLYLVNGATPTVNGVTAPLPLDLKADRFDPLVTLAFDVTPKINIYGKWSTGYKAGGANSRSLTYRAFGPESVSSFEIGSKMDLLSDTVRLNLAAYTTQYKNVQIDFNAVIPGANRGTLETTNTDGNGRIKGVEADLTVAPTKGLTLSASYAYTDVRLPPAPNPFVTGNPLVAVYPVYVPKHSSSGAIDYELPVAGGDARIVAHLDANFASRQYGSANDKTLSDRTFLVNGRLSLADIDLGDHDAKLRVSVWARNLLDHQFAFLRSTSSALGVYGIYNEPRTFGGEINVQF from the coding sequence ATGAAAATGTCGGTTGCGAAGAAATTTTATGCCTCCGCTCTGGCGGGAAGTGCGCTGTCTGCGGCGCTGCTGTCCACCACAGCCTGGGCCGATACAGTCGATACAACGGTGGCGGCTGCTGCTTCGGCCGATGCCGTCGACGTCGAAGGGTTGGGGGCGATCGTGGTGACGGCGGAAAAGCGCCAGACCAATTTGCAGGACACGCCCATCGCCATTGCGGTGATGAGCGATCAGGATCTTGCCAACCGCCATGTCCAGTCGCTGGAAGATCTGGGCGACGGCTCCATTCCCTCGCTCCGCATCGCGCCTTTCTTCTCGCGCAAGTCGGCGCTGACGCTGGGCATTCGCGGCGTCGGTGCGCTGGGTGATGCGAACCAGCCCGCCCGTGATCAGGGCGTCGGCGTCTATGTCGATGGCGTCTATCTCGGCCGCGCCCAGGGTCTGGGGGCCGCCTTGTTCGACGTGCAGCAGATCGAAGTGCTGAAAGGGCCGCAGGGGACCCTCTTCGGCCGCAATACCGAAGGTGGTGCGGTCAGCATCACCACCCGCAAGCCGAGCGGCGAATTCCACCTGAACGCCACCGCCGGGATCAGCAATTATGGCGGCTATGAAGGCATCATCCATCTCGATCTGCCCAGCTTCCACAATTTCAGCGTGAAGCTGGACGGCCTGGTCGAGCGGCGCGGCGGCACGGTCGACAATCCGATGGCGGGTCAGCCCGATTTCAACGGCTTTGACCGCCGCGGCGTCCATGCCGCCGTGAAATGGGAGCCGGCGCCCAACTTCACCGCGCTCTACAGCTTCGACAAGAGCTATGACGCAACCACGCCCTATTATGTCCAGCTCTTTTCCAAGGGGTCGCTGGCGCTCGCTCCGATCATCAAGCTTCAGCCGGATCGTGCCACGATCGCCAATGTCGGCGTGCCGATGGAGAAAAGCGTCGGCAAGACCTGGGGCCATCAGCTCAATCTCGACTGGGATGTCGCCGACAATCTGAAGCTGCGTTCGATCAGTTCCTATCGCGACCTTAACCAGAGCCAATATGATAATGGTTCGACCGTGCTTTCGGTCTATGCGCCCAATGCCAATTTCAGCCGTTACAGCATCGCGCATTTCGACCAGTATCAATATAGCGAGGAATTGCAGGCGATCGGGGAGTTCCCGGAAGTCACCTATGTCGCTGGCCTCTTTTATTATCACGAGCATGTCAGCGACGATGCCTGGGCGCCCAATACACTGAAGTTCAATGCGGACGGCACCGGCTATACCGTGCTGTCCTCGCCGGTCGCCTCGACGCCCTTCCCGGATCGCGCCAGCACGGCCGTCACCGACAATTTCTCCGCCTTCGGCCAGTTCACCTGGACCCCTTCGGCGCTGAATGATCGCGTCCACCTGACTGCGGGCGGCCGTTACAGCCATGACAAGAAGCAAGGCCATCTCTATCTGGTGAACGGAGCGACCCCGACGGTGAACGGCGTCACCGCGCCGCTGCCGCTGGACCTGAAGGCCGACCGTTTCGACCCGCTGGTCACGCTGGCCTTCGACGTCACGCCGAAGATCAACATCTATGGCAAGTGGAGTACCGGCTACAAGGCGGGCGGCGCCAATTCGCGTTCACTCACCTATCGCGCCTTCGGCCCGGAATCGGTGTCCTCCTTCGAGATCGGGTCGAAGATGGATCTGCTGTCCGACACCGTCCGGCTGAACCTGGCCGCCTATACAACCCAGTACAAGAATGTGCAGATCGACTTCAACGCGGTGATCCCCGGCGCCAATCGCGGCACGCTGGAAACCACCAACACCGACGGCAACGGCCGCATCAAGGGCGTGGAAGCGGATCTCACCGTCGCGCCGACCAAGGGTCTGACGCTCTCGGCCAGCTATGCCTATACGGATGTCCGCCTGCCGCCCGCGCCCAATCCCTTTGTCACCGGCAATCCGTTGGTCGCGGTCTATCCGGTTTATGTGCCCAAACATTCGTCCAGCGGCGCCATCGACTATGAACTGCCTGTCGCGGGCGGGGATGCAAGGATCGTTGCCCATCTCGACGCCAATTTCGCCAGCCGCCAATATGGCAGCGCCAATGACAAGACGCTCAGCGACCGGACGTTCCTGGTCAATGGCCGCCTGTCGCTGGCGGACATCGACCTGGGCGACCATGATGCGAAGCTGCGCGTCTCCGTCTGGGCGCGCAATCTGCTTGATCACCAGTTCGCTTTCCTGCGCAGCACCAGTTCGGCGCTGGGCGTCTATGGCATTTACAATGAGCCGCGCACCTTTGGCGGCGAAATCAACGTCCAGTTCTGA
- the alkB gene encoding DNA oxidative demethylase AlkB has translation MRDLFEGHFAAEPAAEGMGEGAVLLRGLARDCAADLLGALHDILEVSPFRHMVTPGGYSMSVALTNCGAAGWITDRSGYRYGATDPLTGSSWPAMPDCFLALAATAAEAAGYVGFRPDACLINRYVPGARLSLHQDRNERDFAHPIVSVSLGLPATFLFGGLKRSDPVRRFLLGHGDVAVWGGPSRLRFHGVADLKDGDHDVLGRQRINLTFRRAL, from the coding sequence ATGCGTGACCTGTTTGAAGGGCATTTTGCCGCCGAACCGGCGGCGGAGGGGATGGGGGAGGGTGCCGTCCTGCTGCGTGGTCTTGCGCGCGACTGTGCGGCTGATCTGCTCGGCGCGCTGCACGATATCCTCGAAGTTTCGCCTTTCCGGCATATGGTGACGCCCGGTGGCTACAGCATGTCGGTCGCACTGACCAATTGCGGCGCGGCAGGATGGATCACCGATCGCAGCGGCTATCGCTACGGCGCGACCGATCCGCTGACGGGATCGTCATGGCCCGCCATGCCGGATTGCTTCCTTGCACTAGCCGCGACGGCTGCCGAAGCGGCTGGCTATGTCGGGTTCCGGCCCGATGCCTGTCTCATCAACCGCTATGTTCCGGGCGCCCGGCTGTCGCTCCATCAGGATCGCAACGAACGCGATTTTGCGCATCCGATCGTCTCGGTTTCGCTGGGTCTGCCGGCGACCTTCCTCTTCGGGGGATTGAAACGCAGCGATCCGGTCCGGCGATTCCTGCTCGGGCATGGTGATGTCGCCGTCTGGGGCGGGCCGTCCCGCCTCCGCTTTCATGGTGTCGCGGACCTCAAGGACGGCGACCATGACGTGCTTGGCCGGCAACGCATCAATCTCACCTTCCGGCGCGCGCTCTGA
- a CDS encoding tyrosine-protein phosphatase, whose amino-acid sequence MTKMRANVLMLGFTALSLAAIPASARVADAKAERLADDKVKLSWTATGKVDVYQADRPDADVGSAQLISAANGGGSQQATVDPLKRSYFLLRDRSDDSVTTLSERLVPLAQGSNFRDIGGYRTMDGRQVRWGWIYRSGGSAMLTPTDLAKVKALGLRNMVDLRSDEERQLAPSKIDGVPTTAVGYSMTAIAKGGMQNGAAVYRNLPAQLAPQMRVLFDLLKRGQGPIEYNCSAGQDRTGFATALILSALGVPREVILQDYHLSTSYRQPRFELPPINAALYPDNPVAQMFAGFQGNPAYAKAQPLKDSNGKAFLASAFEEIDGRWGSVENYLQQEIGVSAVDIAALKQAYLR is encoded by the coding sequence ATGACGAAGATGCGCGCCAATGTGCTGATGCTGGGCTTCACCGCCCTGTCGCTGGCTGCCATTCCCGCATCGGCCCGTGTGGCCGATGCGAAGGCGGAACGGCTGGCCGACGACAAGGTGAAACTCAGCTGGACCGCAACCGGCAAGGTCGATGTCTATCAGGCGGATCGGCCCGATGCAGACGTCGGTTCGGCCCAGCTGATCTCGGCCGCCAATGGGGGCGGGAGCCAGCAGGCCACCGTCGATCCGCTTAAACGGTCCTATTTTCTTTTGCGTGATCGGTCGGACGATAGCGTCACCACCTTGTCGGAGCGACTCGTGCCGCTTGCGCAGGGTTCCAATTTCCGTGACATTGGCGGTTATCGCACAATGGACGGGCGGCAGGTCAGATGGGGGTGGATCTATCGCTCGGGCGGCTCCGCGATGCTGACCCCTACCGATCTGGCCAAGGTGAAGGCGCTCGGTCTGCGCAACATGGTCGACCTGCGTTCGGACGAGGAACGTCAGCTCGCCCCCAGCAAGATTGACGGCGTTCCCACGACCGCCGTCGGCTATTCCATGACGGCGATTGCCAAGGGCGGCATGCAGAATGGCGCCGCCGTCTACCGCAATTTGCCGGCCCAGCTTGCACCGCAGATGCGCGTCCTTTTCGATCTGCTCAAACGGGGGCAAGGGCCGATCGAATATAATTGTTCGGCGGGGCAGGATCGAACCGGCTTTGCCACGGCGCTGATCCTGTCGGCATTGGGCGTGCCGCGCGAGGTCATATTGCAGGACTATCATCTCTCGACCAGCTATCGCCAGCCGCGGTTTGAACTGCCGCCGATCAATGCGGCCCTTTATCCCGATAATCCGGTGGCGCAGATGTTCGCCGGTTTTCAGGGCAATCCCGCCTATGCGAAGGCGCAGCCGCTGAAGGATTCGAACGGCAAGGCTTTCCTCGCCAGCGCCTTTGAGGAAATCGACGGTCGCTGGGGGTCCGTTGAAAATTATCTGCAGCAGGAAATCGGCGTCAGTGCCGTGGATATTGCGGCGCTCAAGCAAGCCTATCTGCGATAG
- a CDS encoding DUF6662 family protein: MRAAFFLTMIGICLASAPARADEPLFGYIYTTDTLPKGKTEVEQWATLREGRSQGDFHLLQTRTEISHGVTDNFQLSGYVNAAWADAKGNTPSGETAPPEVFADFAADPNGRFRKTRFESVSLEGLYRISSPYTSGVGVALYLEPSIGPRTRELEARLIVQKNFLDDRLVFAANATLGYEWRKLQGDPGADPASVDYVTHWDKETDVNFGLAGSYRFTSNWSLGAELQNEREWAGLDPFKASNRTNLAWYAGPTIHYGGRHMFATFTTLFQLPWAQDYANPAADNFIVNGITNADDFEKYRFRLKIGYYF, translated from the coding sequence GTGCGCGCGGCATTTTTTCTGACAATGATCGGCATATGCCTTGCCTCCGCACCCGCGCGGGCCGATGAGCCGCTGTTCGGCTATATCTACACTACCGACACGCTGCCCAAGGGCAAGACCGAGGTGGAACAATGGGCGACGTTGCGCGAGGGCCGGTCGCAGGGCGATTTCCACCTGCTCCAGACGCGTACGGAGATTTCGCACGGCGTCACGGACAATTTCCAGCTTTCCGGCTATGTCAACGCGGCCTGGGCGGATGCCAAGGGCAACACGCCGAGCGGCGAGACGGCCCCGCCTGAAGTCTTTGCCGATTTTGCCGCCGATCCCAACGGCCGTTTTCGCAAGACCCGGTTCGAGTCCGTGTCGCTGGAAGGGCTCTACCGCATATCCAGCCCCTATACCTCGGGCGTGGGCGTGGCGCTCTATCTCGAACCGTCCATCGGTCCGCGCACCCGTGAACTTGAGGCACGCCTGATCGTCCAGAAGAATTTCCTCGACGATCGCCTCGTCTTCGCGGCGAACGCAACGCTCGGCTATGAATGGCGCAAGTTGCAGGGCGATCCCGGCGCCGATCCGGCCAGCGTCGATTATGTCACCCATTGGGACAAGGAAACCGACGTCAATTTCGGCCTGGCCGGCAGTTACCGCTTCACCTCCAACTGGTCGCTGGGCGCGGAGCTTCAGAATGAACGGGAATGGGCCGGACTCGATCCGTTCAAGGCGTCGAACCGTACCAACCTCGCCTGGTACGCGGGGCCGACCATCCACTATGGCGGTCGCCATATGTTCGCGACCTTCACCACCCTGTTCCAACTGCCCTGGGCGCAGGATTATGCCAATCCGGCCGCTGACAATTTTATCGTGAACGGCATCACCAATGCCGATGATTTCGAAAAATACCGCTTCCGCCTGAAGATTGGCTATTATTTCTGA
- a CDS encoding methylated-DNA--[protein]-cysteine S-methyltransferase, with amino-acid sequence MNIMVSDRVPDARAAMKAGEPIAYSTASSAFGLLLVARSAAGVCSIQIGEDRQTLEAELVAAFPNARLVMDHGAVSEDIGKVMRFIETPAAGLNLKLDMRGTPFQRKVWDMLRTIPAGVTVSYNELAERLGEPGAARAVASACAANKLALAVPCHRVVRSDGNLAGFRWGIERKRHLLDREVAA; translated from the coding sequence ATGAATATCATGGTTTCAGACCGGGTGCCGGACGCGCGCGCCGCCATGAAGGCAGGTGAGCCGATTGCCTATTCGACGGCCTCCTCGGCCTTCGGCTTGCTGTTGGTCGCGCGAAGCGCCGCAGGTGTCTGCTCAATCCAGATCGGTGAGGATCGCCAGACCCTCGAAGCCGAACTGGTGGCCGCGTTCCCGAATGCCCGGCTGGTCATGGATCATGGCGCCGTCAGCGAGGATATCGGCAAAGTCATGCGTTTCATCGAGACGCCCGCCGCGGGGCTCAACCTCAAGCTCGATATGCGCGGAACGCCGTTTCAGCGGAAGGTCTGGGACATGCTGCGCACCATTCCGGCGGGCGTGACGGTCAGCTATAATGAGCTTGCCGAACGCCTTGGTGAACCGGGCGCGGCTCGTGCGGTCGCGAGCGCCTGTGCGGCCAACAAACTTGCGCTTGCGGTGCCATGCCATCGGGTGGTGCGGAGCGATGGCAATCTCGCCGGTTTCCGCTGGGGGATCGAACGCAAGCGCCACCTGCTCGACAGGGAGGTTGCGGCGTGA